The following DNA comes from Lycium ferocissimum isolate CSIRO_LF1 unplaced genomic scaffold, AGI_CSIRO_Lferr_CH_V1 ctg1604, whole genome shotgun sequence.
attttaaataaatcattaacaagtaatattagttatgtaatcttttatagaaaattatattaagggttttcaatcctaagctacgggttatgaatcctaaactaagggttttcattcctaaaatataaagataagtcaaataattaacaattagttagcatacaattagtataaataattaataaataaacaaataactaacaaatcaaataattaacaagttattatcaatatatttaataaataaacaattaagtaactaatcaaaaaattaataaattattatcgtatatttaataaataaacaattaattaactaatgaaacaattaagaaattattaacaaataaacaattggcttaacaaaaacaaaataaataattagccgtcctaacaattgaaatagctagtctaacaattaataaatacttaagtcgctaatccaataattaacaaatactaaataaacaagcaataaataattaactaattaacaatagataaacaaataataaaaaacgaaaaaatgGGCAGTCCAACAAGGTGCACGGTATGTCcaaaaacgcaaaaaaaaaaaaaaaaaaaggagcaaaacGAGTAATCCACCATGCTTATACAATGACCATGCTtagggtaataatatatttaacaatgtaatagaaaattcgtagtgaaatacctagattgaagctttttttgagtttttgaaatgtgttaTACGCCGCTCTATTCCGAAATCCAACCTTAAACTGTTCCTAATTTCAATATACAAAGAATATTGAGTTTTGGATTcaaaaataacacgaaattaTTGTTTTAAGGGGTTGGACCACCGAAAATCGGGGGGGTTAATGGCGGGTGGGGGACGGAGACGTTGTGGTGGGGAAGATGGAGGGATAGGTTTATGGTCCTCCACGCCATTTGAATTAAGCGCTGAAAGCGCCCAATCTGCAATTTTgcggtcctttcacgcacgaatttcgtatGCTAATACTActaatgtcatttttttttcgcACTAGCTTTgctcaactttttatttttgtcactTAAGAGTGGGATTCTTTCCAAAGGCAGAATTGGTACGGTAAAATTGGACGTATCCATATCAGAAGTTGATCACGTGATTGCATAGTGGCTTAATTGGACGCATGCTGATTAAGTGATTATTTGAGCCCAACAACTTTATAATGAGCCCACATTTGTGGCAAAGGAGTAGGAGCCTAACAACTTAGCAAATGATGGCTATGTTTGTGTGTTACACGCATAATGAAAGCACAAGATCAAGACCGCAACATTAATATTTCAGCTTATTATATTTGGTCAAGTAGAAATTGTCAAATTATTGTTCCCATGATTTGATGTCAGATGAATAGTCTCTTCCCTTTCATTTTAAACCTCCTTCTATAAATTAAACTCCCCACGGAACTTAATTTCCTTTATCAaggaaatttgagaaaaaacaaaaagggcttaatgcatatgcagccccttaaacttgtcatttttttttaattttggcacctcaactaagtgttatTCTATCAACCCCGAACTCGTCTTAGTGTCTTATCAAACCttctaaatctgatttttattagaaacaaaaattaaattgtggTAATGAAGgtgaagtaatattttagatgtgcggtaagctattctttaggtcatggaTGTGTGGTAAGTCTGTTGCTCGTTTTTCCATCGTAAATTAATTAAGAGCTTACTCTTTTTTCCTCTCTCGGCCGCTAATCTTATTTATAAGATgtcataattaaattagaatatgcATTAGCATGTTGCTACATGAAGATAAGATACTtatgtaagtcggattgtgtttgatgacaCTTGCGCAGACGGCCAAGTTGCTTCAATGAATAACACTTGATAGGagcaaacgaaaaaaaaaaaacaagttcaggggctgcatatgcattaagccaaaaaaaaaaaaaaaccataataACATGATATTCTAAGTTCACTCTTTTTTCTTGCCTTATCTTTTTCTTCTACCACTAATATTCTTCCATcttcaaagaaagaatacaaGCTATGAGTGCTTTcactttttccttcacttctacGTTATTACCACACCCCAAAACTCTCCGTTCTCCCAATCGGACATCTTCCTTTTCAGTAAACCCTAAAACATCTTCATATACATCTCCAAAAGCCACAGCAAAAAGTTCATCATCTAAACAACATAATAAACCCCCAAGAAAACCGTTATTAGAACCTTCATTTCCCGAAGTTATCTTGAATGCATGTGACGATTTCATCGACACTTTCATTAATCCTCCTCGTCATCCTTCCATTGATCCAAAATATGTTCTCACTAACAACTTTGCTCCTGTGGACGAACTTCCTCCTACAGAATGCGAGGTGGTAAAAGGAAGCCTTCCACCGTGTCTTGATGGCGCTTACATTAGAAATGGTTCAAATACACAATATCTTCCTCGTGGACCTTTTCATCTCTTTGATGGTGATGGGATGCTTCACTCTACTAGAATTTCTCAAGGTAAAGCCATATTTTGTAGCCGTTATGTCAAAACTTACAAGTACATGGTAGAAAAAGAAGCGGGGTTTTCAATCATTCCTAATCTCTTCTCCGACTTTAATAGCCTTATGGCCTCTGTGAGTCGTGGAGCAGTGTCTATAGCTCGGACAAATCTTGGACAATTCGATCCAAGCAATGGTATTGGCCTTGCTAACACTAGTTTGGCTCTATTGGGAGGCAATTTATTTGCTCTGTATGAAACTGATCTTCCTTATGCTATAAAATTAGCCCCAAATGGTGATATCATAACTATTGGCCGTCATGATTTTGATGGAAATCTTTCTACAAATATGACAGCACATCCCAAAATTGATCCAAATACTAGTGAGGCTTTCGCTTTTAGTTCCGGTCCAATACCtccatttttaactttttttagaATTGACCCTAACGGGACTAAAAGTCGTGGTGTACCAATTTTCTCCATGACACGTCCCTCTTTTGTTCATGACTTTGCCATTACAAAAAATTATGCCATATTTCCCGATATACAAATAGAAATGAACCCTTTTAAGCCTATCATCACCGGTGGCTCACCGGTGGGTTTCAACTCGAGAAAAGTGCCTCGCCTCGGGGTGATTCCTCGTTACGCGACGAATGAGTCAGAAATGAAGTGGTTCGAAGTGCCAGGGTTTAATATGGTACATGCAATTAATGCGTGGGAAGAAGACGACGGTGACACAATAATAGTGATTGCTCCAAACTTAATATCAGCAGAGCACCTTTCGAAAATGGATTTGATCCATGCATCAATTGAAAAAGTAAAGATAGACTTGAAGACGGGTACTGTAAGTAGAAATCCAATGTCGACGAGGAATCTTGAGTTGGCAGGTATCAACCCGACTTATGTTGGGAAGAAGAACAAGTACgtgcaattaataatttaatgattATGTTTTATCTTGACCACATTGATCAAGATGATGAACTATTACCTATGACGATTGAACACCTGAATACATGATAAAGTTGTTCCTTTTAGATACTTTTAACAAATTTTAGAAAAGCTTTTGCATGCGCCCATCGAGTAAATAagttaaccacataaaatatgtcaaatcttttaattatacacattagCCTCAATTGGAACAAGCTAAGCCTGAGGTTTTACGCTATATCGGGCTAATGCGTATAATCAAAGCGAAAGTGACATATTTGAAATAGTTAACTTATCACGTAATGCTTGAGAACACGCGcataacttttcaaaaatttgagCCGAAAGTGTTTTATAGGAACaactttatcatgtgttcagaTGCTCAATCGTCATAGGTCATAGTTCAAGTACCTAAATAGAAGATAAATTTAAGGATTTGTGGATGTATTCCGATTATACAGTTATGTACCACTATTCCAACCTTGTTTTTTCCGATGATATATATAACAACTGTAATTTTTCCTCATTAAGGTACATATATGCAGCTATTGGAGACCCTTGGCCAAAAGCAAAAGGTGTGGTAAAATTGGACGTATCCATATCAGAAATTGAACATCGTGATTGCATAGTGGCCACaagaatttttggaccaaactGTTTCTGTAGTGAGCCCTTCTTTGTGGAAAAGGACCCTAACAGTGTATTTGCCGGTAATAGTTTGTTATACGATCAatcattatatttatttattcttcttgGGTTATTGTCACGTCGGTCACATAATTTTAGTCACTATAACAACAAAGTTActgcaattttattttttcatcacGTTAAAGTAACTGACCTAGGCAGCGGCGTAGCCACGTTTATTTAAGGGGAGTCAATTGACAGTACCCTTCGTTAAAGAATTTATAGTGCGTAAATAgatcaaaaattatttaacgtacatatatatacatgttgaatccttttgaattttttgtatGTTTATTTCTTTATGTTTGAATCAGCCGATGAAGATGATGGCTATGTGGTGTGTTATATGCACAATGAGAGCACAAGAGAAGCAAGTTTCTTGGTGATGGATGCAAAATCTCATGATCTTGAAATTGTAGCTGTTGTGAAATTGCCTCGTCGTGTGCCTTATGGTTTTCATGGGATATTCGTGAAGGAAAGTGATCTTAACCTGCTGTAGGATAGATAGTGCTTGGTAAACTCGAATATTTGTGACCCGAGAGGCTCGGGCTTGTTCAGTACAAGTTTGAACTTTAAAAACTCAAGTTCAAACTTTTGTTTGTGTAGCTTGATTCTTGAGAAGTGTTGGTACTTGAAGCTAAGTTATAGTTTGTGTACCCTCGTATCTAATCATCAACTATGTTTCAATCTAGAGTACATTGAGATCCGCTATATGAATTTCAACTATTCAAATCACTCTACGTAAGGCCGTCTTAGTATTGTTTACATGTATCTAGTAGGCACAAATAACTGATAATGAAGTctgtttttttaaataatataattcTCTTCTTTTCTAAAACGAAAAAGGTCCAAAATCACCCTTTAACTATAAGAAATTGAACACTTTTGCCCTCGGTAAAGTTATCCTCGTCGTCTAATAATTGAGCACTTCTACCCTTATTTGCTAATGACTGAATCTTAAACCCATATCCTTGTTTAATTGTATTAATTAGTAtaattttagcccttttcccaaattTAATCCTCTTCATTTAAACTTTGATTTGATGTTTTCTTTAGTATACCATATTTTAACCAATTTAAGAGCCgaattaatttatttctttaagttttgtGTTTGGTCAAATGTCATCATAtaaaatagtactccctccgtctcaaaaagtttgacctcttttgacttgacacaaagtttaagaaataaaggaagacttttgaaatgtgtgatccaaaacaagccttagatatttgtgtagctgtaaatcatctcataaaattaatttgtttctaaatataaaaaggggacaatctttttggaacaGACTAAAAGGAAAAGGAGGACAAACTttttgggacaaagggagtattaGAAAGAGCAGTCTTTTGCCCACTCATGCCCGTAAAATCTAAcctgaaaaaaagaaagaaaaggaaacgtGGATGCTTTACTGTTTGTAACTTTTCCTGGACGAAACTTTTATAAGTGTTGATTCCAAAATCTGCAAACTGATGCTCGATAACAAAGTTGTCATGAGTTCTTCAATGATTGAATCAAAATCTCTATCATcgatttttcttcaaaatagatgtcacgacccatgtggccgtgagtggcacccacacaaaACCCCTAAGTGGgtgaaccatccccttaacctTTTTCTTAATCATTTGAACAATTATAAATTAATGACCAGAAATAAATCATGAATAAGTCTAAATCAttgccataaataaaataaatgcggaagtcctaactgtTACAACCCCAAAGATCCGAAAGTCATCATACAAAGACTCTAAAGCATAAAGCTGTctaatgaatgaaataaatgtcTAAACTAATCAtaaatgtctggaatgaaagtagacattcaaataaggaaagatctTCAGACGGTATGACATGGATGggagctcaccctcaaatctgATTGGAAACTAACCTCACAGTAGATATGAGGTCTGGAAGAtgtctctggaacacaatctgcactcaaataataagtgcaacaaggtagtattagtacaaatactatgtaccggtagatatcataggccgactaagattagtatcatgcatacgttaataaaatcaataagataggTAGATagacacaacaacacataaccaaaTAATGTCATCAACAGAAATCAGCCAACACAAGAATAAGATAAATCCAGCTATCAATCAATCACCGAGTTGATATTAGTTTAGTCATCAGCAAACAACGGAAATAACACGAtccgatgcaatgcaataaaataatgaaagtatctcaaccgtgtacacacatgctaaatggtattgtttccccaaatagtcatgacctgcaggggatccatggtgtccatgtaccactagCTCCAGAACCAACCTCGGATCatgagcccataactaggccacatcctcaccccctgtccaatgtgcctttatatatttatatctccgtatctGATCACAACATGAATCGCCACATATTTCCAGCCCACCTGTCAATATAGAACATGATCAGTcaataatatcaatgtcaatgtatacaaggcaccatgccacaagtcataacaagactcagataAATTCACCCGACATAGCGTGAATATGCAATcgtctcaatcaacaagaagagtatatatattGACTCCTTCCTTTTCAAAACACAACAATTCCATCTCAAGTTTCGGTATATGAAGAaatggcaacaagcccacataatcagaattcataccaaccaaatcatactttctcctatcaactttattacatatacaatcaactaac
Coding sequences within:
- the LOC132042539 gene encoding probable carotenoid cleavage dioxygenase 4, chloroplastic isoform X1 — protein: MSAFTFSFTSTLLPHPKTLRSPNRTSSFSVNPKTSSYTSPKATAKSSSSKQHNKPPRKPLLEPSFPEVILNACDDFIDTFINPPRHPSIDPKYVLTNNFAPVDELPPTECEVVKGSLPPCLDGAYIRNGSNTQYLPRGPFHLFDGDGMLHSTRISQGKAIFCSRYVKTYKYMVEKEAGFSIIPNLFSDFNSLMASVSRGAVSIARTNLGQFDPSNGIGLANTSLALLGGNLFALYETDLPYAIKLAPNGDIITIGRHDFDGNLSTNMTAHPKIDPNTSEAFAFSSGPIPPFLTFFRIDPNGTKSRGVPIFSMTRPSFVHDFAITKNYAIFPDIQIEMNPFKPIITGGSPVGFNSRKVPRLGVIPRYATNESEMKWFEVPGFNMVHAINAWEEDDGDTIIVIAPNLISAEHLSKMDLIHASIEKVKIDLKTGTVSRNPMSTRNLELAGINPTYVGKKNKYIYAAIGDPWPKAKGVVKLDVSISEIEHRDCIVATRIFGPNCFCSEPFFVEKDPNSVFAADEDDGYVVCYMHNESTREASFLVMDAKSHDLEIVAVVKLPRRVPYGFHGIFVKESDLNLL
- the LOC132042539 gene encoding probable carotenoid cleavage dioxygenase 4, chloroplastic isoform X2; translated protein: MSAFTFSFTSTLLPHPKTLRSPNRTSSFSVNPKTSSYTSPKATAKSSSSKQHNKPPRKPLLEPSFPEVILNACDDFIDTFINPPRHPSIDPKYVLTNNFAPVDELPPTECEVVKGSLPPCLDGAYIRNGSNTQYLPRGPFHLFDGDGMLHSTRISQGKAIFCSRYVKTYKYMVEKEAGFSIIPNLFSDFNSLMASVSRGAVSIARTNLGQFDPSNGIGLANTSLALLGGNLFALYETDLPYAIKLAPNGDIITIGRHDFDGNLSTNMTAHPKIDPNTSEAFAFSSGPIPPFLTFFRIDPNGTKSRGVPIFSMTRPSFVHDFAITKNYAIFPDIQIEMNPFKPIITGGSPVGFNSRKVPRLGVIPRYATNESEMKWFEVPGFNMVHAINAWEEDDGDTIIVIAPNLISAEHLSKMDLIHASIEKVKIDLKTGTVSRNPMSTRNLELAGINPTYVGKKNNYWRPLAKSKRCGKIGRIHIRN